The following are from one region of the Methylophilus sp. DW102 genome:
- a CDS encoding EAL domain-containing protein — protein MKCLTAVASGITAVMLWRLMPVALTITSTKQLKTTIARLESEVQKRLLAEQALAKLNLNLEHLVKARTEDLSNINASLRQEIEQRKRTELELFNQKQLAIVTLESIGDAVITTNMQSEVTYLNPVAEKMTGWSKAEAMGRPILEVFRILNESTRKLAANPVDVVLAHNKVCGLANHTLLIAKSGAEYAIEDSAAPIRDQDGNILGVVLVFHDVSDARQMAQKMTYLAEHDYLTDLPNRLLLTDRITQAISAAKRRGSKLAILFFDIDHFKRVNDTLGHEVGDQLLKVLSKKLQMCIRASDTLSRQGGDEFVVLLPELTDDAVPAEIAQKILFSIKDPISIANHELFITASIGIAVYPDDGDNVDVLTRHADAAMYHAKNSGRNNYQFFTKEMSARVAAQLTMENSLQKAISNNELLLFYQPKVSIKTGKIIGAEALIRWVHPQWGMMMPDRFIKIAEDSGLIRDIGHWVLREACTQNKKWQDSGLPEIPIAINVSVVELHHAHFTQEVTKVLLQTGLQPYHLELEVTESVAIQSEVTVINDLNKLKEMGVRLSVDDFGTGYSSLSYLKLLPVNTIKIDKSFIRDIQVDANDAAIVTAIIKMSQSLGLTVIAEGVETQAQLEFLQSHDCDEMQGYLFSRPLPADEFAALLAQQ, from the coding sequence ATGAAATGCTTAACAGCAGTGGCTTCAGGGATCACGGCAGTGATGCTTTGGCGCTTGATGCCAGTTGCGTTGACGATTACCAGTACCAAGCAGCTAAAAACAACCATTGCCAGGCTAGAGTCCGAAGTGCAGAAACGATTGCTCGCAGAACAGGCCTTGGCAAAATTGAATTTGAATCTTGAGCATCTGGTCAAGGCGCGTACGGAAGATCTGAGTAATATCAATGCGAGTTTAAGACAGGAGATCGAACAAAGAAAACGCACAGAACTTGAGCTGTTTAACCAGAAACAATTGGCAATTGTCACGCTGGAGTCCATCGGCGATGCGGTGATCACCACCAATATGCAGTCCGAAGTGACTTATCTGAATCCAGTGGCCGAAAAAATGACAGGCTGGAGCAAAGCCGAGGCAATGGGGCGGCCGATTCTGGAGGTGTTCAGGATTTTGAATGAAAGCACCCGCAAGCTGGCTGCTAACCCGGTGGATGTGGTGCTGGCGCACAACAAGGTCTGCGGACTGGCCAATCATACCTTGCTGATCGCCAAATCTGGCGCTGAATATGCGATTGAAGATTCTGCGGCGCCGATTCGTGATCAGGATGGCAATATTCTAGGGGTCGTGCTGGTGTTTCATGATGTGAGTGATGCACGTCAGATGGCACAAAAAATGACCTACCTTGCCGAGCATGATTATCTGACAGATTTACCGAATCGACTGTTACTGACAGACCGTATTACGCAAGCGATCAGTGCAGCGAAAAGAAGGGGTTCCAAGCTTGCCATTCTGTTTTTTGACATAGATCACTTCAAGCGGGTGAATGATACCCTGGGCCATGAAGTGGGCGATCAATTGCTCAAAGTATTGAGCAAAAAGCTGCAAATGTGCATTCGTGCCTCTGACACGCTCAGTCGCCAGGGCGGGGATGAGTTTGTAGTGTTGTTGCCAGAGTTAACAGATGATGCCGTCCCAGCCGAAATCGCACAAAAAATACTGTTTTCCATCAAGGACCCGATCAGCATCGCAAATCACGAGTTGTTTATCACGGCCAGTATTGGGATTGCCGTATATCCTGATGATGGCGACAATGTCGATGTGCTGACGCGACATGCGGATGCGGCAATGTATCATGCCAAAAATTCAGGTAGAAATAATTACCAGTTTTTTACCAAGGAAATGAGTGCACGTGTCGCGGCTCAGCTTACGATGGAAAACAGTTTGCAAAAAGCAATATCAAACAATGAGTTACTGCTTTTTTATCAGCCAAAAGTCAGCATCAAAACCGGCAAGATCATCGGCGCTGAGGCTCTGATCCGATGGGTGCATCCGCAATGGGGCATGATGATGCCAGATCGTTTTATCAAGATTGCCGAAGACTCTGGCTTGATCAGAGACATTGGTCATTGGGTATTGCGCGAGGCGTGTACGCAAAATAAAAAATGGCAAGACTCCGGTTTGCCCGAGATTCCAATCGCGATTAATGTTTCGGTGGTTGAGTTGCACCATGCGCACTTTACACAAGAAGTGACTAAAGTGTTATTACAAACGGGCCTGCAACCCTATCATCTCGAACTGGAGGTGACTGAAAGCGTTGCGATTCAGAGTGAGGTGACCGTGATTAACGATTTGAACAAGCTCAAAGAGATGGGTGTCCGGTTATCAGTAGATGATTTTGGGACAGGATATTCCAGTCTGTCATATCTCAAGCTATTGCCGGTAAATACCATTAAAATCGATAAAAGCTTTATTCGTGATATACAAGTGGATGCTAACGATGCGGCAATTGTCACTGCGATTATCAAAATGTCACAAAGTCTGGGATTAACAGTGATCGCAGAAGGGGTAGAAACCCAGGCACAGCTCGAATTTCTGCAATCGCATGACTGTGACGAGATGCAAGGTTATCTATTTAGCCGCCCCTTGCCTGCCGATGAATTTGCAGCGCTGCTTGCGCAGCAATAA
- a CDS encoding nucleotide pyrophosphohydrolase, which produces MTEHQHQTTDSLLNLRERINAFVQARDWAQFHSPKNLAMAMIVEAAEVVEHFQWMTEDNSRQLDAATREKVGQELADTFVYLLRIAEVCGIDLIAATNAKIELNAQKYPVEKCKGSNAKYTEYQ; this is translated from the coding sequence ATGACTGAACACCAACACCAAACGACTGACTCTTTACTGAATTTGCGTGAGCGCATTAATGCATTTGTGCAGGCACGTGACTGGGCGCAGTTCCATTCCCCAAAAAATCTGGCCATGGCCATGATAGTTGAGGCGGCAGAAGTGGTAGAGCATTTTCAATGGATGACTGAGGATAACAGCCGCCAGTTGGATGCCGCCACGCGCGAAAAAGTTGGGCAAGAGCTGGCCGACACCTTTGTTTATCTGCTGCGGATTGCCGAGGTGTGTGGCATAGACTTGATTGCGGCCACCAACGCCAAGATCGAGTTGAATGCGCAAAAATACCCGGTTGAGAAATGCAAGGGGAGCAATGCTAAATATACAGAATATCAATAG
- a CDS encoding YbaK/EbsC family protein — MRVTLDSPVTRLLEQQHIAFEVIEIPLSEDKKPIRSLEELLTAQGLDSQSVVRSVVFKGEHTGFSLLAVAGAGRADWALLRAHLSERKCRMAEYDEVPEATGYVVGAVPPIALPAGLRVLVDQSVLSDDRVVIGSGVLGYALALSGRDLQALLSAYPVGQFVKV, encoded by the coding sequence ATGCGTGTAACTTTGGATTCCCCGGTAACCCGTTTGCTCGAGCAGCAACACATCGCGTTCGAGGTCATCGAAATCCCGCTCAGTGAAGACAAAAAACCGATTCGCAGCCTAGAAGAGCTGCTAACAGCACAAGGCCTGGATTCACAATCGGTCGTGCGTAGTGTCGTGTTTAAAGGGGAGCATACTGGCTTTAGTCTGCTCGCTGTGGCGGGCGCTGGCCGTGCCGATTGGGCCTTGTTGCGCGCGCACTTGAGTGAGCGTAAGTGCCGTATGGCAGAATATGACGAAGTGCCTGAGGCCACCGGCTATGTGGTTGGTGCAGTGCCACCGATTGCTTTGCCCGCTGGCTTGCGCGTGCTGGTTGACCAAAGCGTGTTGAGTGACGATCGGGTGGTGATTGGCAGTGGTGTGCTCGGCTATGCACTGGCGCTGAGTGGCCGCGATTTGCAAGCCTTGTTGAGCGCATACCCGGTTGGGCAGTTTGTGAAGGTTTAA
- the pabC gene encoding aminodeoxychorismate lyase: MSLVRYCVNGRLVSGVSPTNRGFAYGDGIFRTMRLLDGELQDWPLHYQTLVADCSKILMVCPSAELLMQEFKSLMSAGEGENKLSGVVKIIITRGDGARGYAPPAIAEPTRVFVWSPLPVYPEAIYTQGVALYQCQTRLASQPLLAGIKHLNRLENVLARAELKDPRFFDGLMLDYQDQVIEAVSGNLFIHKAGQVMTPILDQCGVAGVMRQKILDWYKTQGQPVSLTRLTVQNVLTADAVIITNSVYGVLQVTQLDAQPLAHNDWAHTLRTQLHYVVH, encoded by the coding sequence ATGAGTTTGGTGCGTTACTGCGTGAATGGGAGACTGGTGAGCGGCGTGAGCCCGACCAACCGCGGTTTTGCTTATGGCGATGGCATTTTTCGCACCATGCGCCTGCTCGATGGTGAACTGCAAGACTGGCCCCTGCATTATCAAACCCTAGTTGCGGATTGCAGCAAAATCCTGATGGTCTGTCCGTCGGCTGAATTGCTGATGCAAGAATTCAAAAGCCTGATGTCTGCCGGTGAGGGTGAGAACAAATTATCCGGCGTAGTCAAAATCATCATTACGCGTGGTGATGGTGCCCGCGGCTATGCGCCCCCCGCCATCGCCGAACCAACCCGCGTGTTTGTCTGGAGCCCTTTGCCAGTCTATCCTGAGGCCATATATACCCAGGGGGTCGCGCTCTATCAGTGCCAGACCCGACTGGCCAGCCAGCCTTTGTTAGCGGGTATCAAGCACTTAAACCGGCTAGAAAATGTGTTGGCCCGGGCCGAACTGAAAGACCCCCGCTTTTTTGACGGCTTGATGCTGGATTACCAGGATCAGGTGATCGAAGCAGTGAGCGGCAATCTTTTTATTCACAAGGCCGGGCAGGTCATGACCCCGATATTGGACCAGTGTGGCGTGGCCGGGGTCATGCGGCAAAAAATTCTGGACTGGTATAAAACGCAAGGCCAGCCGGTCAGCTTGACCCGGTTGACCGTACAAAATGTGCTCACTGCCGATGCCGTGATTATCACCAACAGTGTCTATGGCGTGTTACAGGTGACGCAGCTTGATGCGCAGCCATTGGCACACAATGATTGGGCACACACCCTCAGAACCCAGTTGCATTATGTTGTTCATTAA
- the mltG gene encoding endolytic transglycosylase MltG: MLFIKRFFQYSLALLGLTTLALAIWIVIFLIRPLPMASETIGIQIPAGASVRAIADQLVASGVLTEPYSFLLVVKLTGSANKLQAGDYAFNTPLQVMGLIDVLKHGTFDQFKLQLTEGKTFADFRQKLAQMTGIRHDTLMLSDQELMQQVSGQNDAPEGWFFPDTYFLDAQSSDLDLYKRAYQKMVQHLNQAWEQRASGLPYRTMYEALIMASIVEKETGVEEERPQIAGVFVNRLRKGMRLQTDPTVIYGMGTRYRGNISKKDLLADTPYNTYTRSGLPPTPIALPGLASIQAALHPANTNALYFVANGQGRHVFTATLEAHNQAVRAYQLKK; encoded by the coding sequence ATGTTGTTCATTAAACGTTTTTTTCAATACAGTTTGGCCTTGTTGGGCCTGACGACACTGGCATTAGCCATCTGGATCGTGATCTTTTTGATCCGCCCGCTGCCCATGGCCTCAGAAACCATAGGCATTCAAATTCCAGCCGGGGCCAGTGTGCGAGCGATTGCCGACCAGTTGGTGGCTTCTGGCGTGCTCACCGAGCCTTACAGTTTTTTGCTGGTGGTGAAACTCACGGGCAGTGCCAACAAGTTGCAGGCGGGCGATTATGCCTTTAATACGCCCTTGCAAGTGATGGGCCTCATTGATGTGCTCAAGCATGGCACGTTTGACCAGTTCAAACTGCAATTGACCGAGGGTAAAACCTTTGCCGATTTCAGGCAAAAGCTGGCGCAAATGACAGGTATCCGCCATGACACGCTCATGTTGTCCGACCAGGAACTGATGCAACAGGTGAGCGGCCAGAACGATGCCCCCGAAGGCTGGTTTTTCCCGGATACGTATTTTCTGGATGCGCAAAGCAGTGACCTAGATTTGTATAAGCGCGCTTATCAAAAAATGGTGCAGCACTTGAATCAGGCGTGGGAGCAACGCGCATCGGGCCTGCCTTACCGCACCATGTATGAGGCCTTGATTATGGCCTCAATTGTAGAGAAAGAAACCGGTGTGGAAGAAGAACGGCCGCAGATTGCCGGTGTGTTTGTGAACCGCCTGCGCAAAGGCATGCGCCTGCAAACGGATCCCACCGTGATTTATGGCATGGGCACGCGTTACCGTGGCAATATCAGCAAAAAAGACTTGCTGGCGGATACGCCGTATAACACCTATACGCGCAGCGGCTTGCCGCCGACGCCGATTGCTTTGCCTGGCCTGGCCTCGATTCAGGCGGCATTGCATCCGGCCAATACCAACGCCTTGTATTTTGTTGCCAACGGCCAGGGCAGGCATGTGTTTACCGCGACACTCGAAGCGCATAACCAGGCGGTGCGGGCGTACCAGTTAAAAAAATAG
- the tmk gene encoding dTMP kinase, producing MAGLFITLEGMDGAGKSTHIPTILELLQATGREVVSTREPGGTPLGEELRALLLHREMHVETESLLMFAARAEHLQQVILPALQRGAIVLSDRFTDASYAYQCGARGLAMEKMQQLEQWVQGDLQPDLTLLFDVPVEVSLQRLAGARTPDKFEAQGAAFFELLRAQYLARAAQYPQRFRVIDANRPLLDVQQSVAEIIRQC from the coding sequence ATGGCAGGGTTGTTTATTACGCTGGAAGGCATGGATGGTGCGGGTAAAAGTACGCATATCCCCACTATTCTTGAGTTGCTGCAAGCGACCGGCAGAGAAGTGGTGTCTACGCGCGAACCCGGTGGCACGCCTTTGGGCGAAGAGCTGCGTGCCTTGCTCTTGCATCGTGAGATGCATGTGGAGACAGAGTCGCTGCTAATGTTTGCGGCGCGCGCCGAGCATTTGCAGCAAGTCATTCTGCCCGCCTTGCAGCGCGGCGCGATTGTGCTATCAGACCGTTTTACCGATGCTTCTTATGCGTATCAATGTGGCGCTCGTGGCCTGGCCATGGAAAAAATGCAGCAGCTTGAGCAGTGGGTGCAGGGCGACTTGCAACCAGACCTGACCTTGCTGTTTGATGTGCCGGTAGAGGTGAGTCTGCAACGGTTGGCGGGCGCACGCACCCCGGATAAATTTGAAGCGCAGGGCGCGGCGTTTTTTGAGCTGTTGCGCGCGCAATATCTTGCGCGGGCTGCCCAATATCCGCAACGCTTCAGAGTCATAGATGCCAATCGCCCCCTGCTTGACGTGCAGCAGAGTGTTGCAGAAATCATCCGCCAATGTTGA
- the holB gene encoding DNA polymerase III subunit delta', whose product MLMTQEYPWQATLFAQWMQAGQSRHHALLLHGKTGIGKLAFARAMAAALLCLQPEHGHACGQCQSCHWLSEGAHPDFREITPEDEDSAEGSKKKTRKRQQILIDQIRALHDYLSLSSHRVEGMRVVLIHPLEAMNVAASNALLKLLEEPPQRTQFLLVSHQRQALLPTILSRCMQVEMPVPSESQGLQWMQSQGIAQPEWLWHYSGGAPITVLQDDLDWYAWYQQFQPHLRRGAEMDVVAAVPLLIKQGMEAAIQVLQKWLLDVWLSCHQQPLRYHPSEAAALQGLAGRVQLSRLLAFQQQLNRFKMTAQHPLNQELQLEQLLLQYKKIFEDKPNK is encoded by the coding sequence ATGTTGATGACCCAAGAGTACCCATGGCAGGCCACGTTATTTGCACAATGGATGCAAGCAGGCCAGTCACGCCACCATGCGCTGTTGTTGCATGGCAAAACTGGCATCGGCAAACTGGCTTTTGCGCGCGCGATGGCCGCTGCCTTGCTGTGCTTGCAGCCTGAACACGGCCATGCTTGCGGTCAGTGTCAGTCCTGTCACTGGCTATCCGAAGGCGCGCACCCTGATTTTAGGGAGATCACGCCAGAAGATGAAGACAGCGCTGAGGGCAGCAAAAAGAAAACCCGCAAGCGGCAGCAAATCCTCATCGACCAGATTCGCGCCTTGCATGATTATTTATCGCTGAGCAGTCACCGTGTTGAAGGCATGCGCGTGGTGTTGATTCACCCGCTGGAAGCCATGAATGTCGCGGCGTCCAATGCCTTGCTCAAGTTGCTGGAAGAACCGCCGCAACGCACGCAGTTTTTGTTGGTCTCACATCAAAGACAAGCGTTGCTGCCGACCATCCTGAGCCGCTGCATGCAGGTGGAGATGCCGGTGCCCAGTGAATCACAAGGCTTGCAATGGATGCAGTCACAAGGCATTGCTCAACCCGAATGGCTCTGGCACTACAGTGGCGGGGCGCCTATTACCGTGCTGCAAGACGACCTGGACTGGTATGCCTGGTATCAGCAGTTTCAACCGCACTTACGCCGCGGTGCCGAGATGGACGTGGTGGCTGCGGTGCCGCTGCTGATCAAGCAAGGCATGGAGGCGGCGATACAAGTGTTGCAAAAGTGGTTGTTGGACGTGTGGTTGTCCTGCCATCAGCAACCTTTGCGCTACCACCCCTCAGAGGCAGCAGCTTTGCAGGGGCTGGCCGGGCGTGTGCAGTTATCGCGGCTGCTGGCGTTTCAGCAACAGCTAAATCGTTTTAAAATGACCGCACAACATCCGCTCAATCAGGAGTTGCAGTTGGAGCAGCTGTTGTTGCAATACAAAAAAATATTTGAGGATAAACCGAATAAGTGA
- a CDS encoding PilZ domain-containing protein, protein MTEMQPSAAAKPGVLSLAIREKAALFAAYMPFVKGGGLFIPTSKSFKMGEEVFMLLTLLNDPNKLKVVGKVIWITPQAVNNKPQGIGIQFSDKDGGAEAKKRIESILGAALKSSRPSNTI, encoded by the coding sequence ATGACCGAGATGCAACCTTCTGCAGCGGCAAAACCTGGTGTGTTGTCGCTGGCGATTCGAGAAAAAGCCGCCCTGTTTGCGGCGTATATGCCTTTTGTCAAAGGCGGGGGCTTGTTTATCCCCACCAGCAAGTCTTTTAAAATGGGCGAAGAAGTGTTTATGTTGCTCACTTTGCTCAATGATCCAAACAAGCTCAAAGTGGTAGGTAAGGTGATCTGGATCACGCCGCAGGCGGTCAACAACAAGCCGCAAGGCATAGGCATTCAGTTTAGTGACAAAGATGGCGGTGCCGAAGCCAAAAAACGGATTGAATCTATCTTGGGTGCCGCACTCAAATCTAGCCGACCGTCGAATACCATTTAG
- a CDS encoding TatD family hydrolase — MLVDSHCHLNFPELVQNMDQVLESMRSNQVGHALCVSVTLDKFPEVLAIAEQYPNIYASVGVHPDYEDITEPTVQGLVELANHPRVVAIGETGLDYFRLTGDLSWQRERFRTHIRAARQTGKPLIIHTRNAAEDTIKIMQEEGAAEVGGVMHCFTESWEVAQAAIAMGFYISFSGIVTFKNAQALKDVAQKVPLASMLVETDSPYLAPIPFRGKTNQPAYVRHVAEEIARLREQPLQQIMDATTANFFKLFKHAQPCN, encoded by the coding sequence ATGTTAGTAGATTCCCATTGCCACCTGAATTTTCCCGAGCTGGTCCAGAACATGGATCAAGTATTGGAGAGCATGCGCAGCAACCAGGTGGGGCATGCCTTGTGCGTCTCGGTCACGCTGGATAAATTCCCCGAAGTACTTGCCATTGCCGAGCAGTATCCCAACATTTATGCCTCAGTCGGCGTGCATCCTGATTACGAGGACATCACCGAGCCTACCGTACAAGGCCTGGTTGAACTGGCCAATCATCCACGCGTGGTGGCGATTGGCGAAACCGGACTGGATTACTTCCGTTTAACTGGTGATTTGTCCTGGCAGCGCGAGCGCTTCAGAACGCATATCCGGGCGGCAAGGCAGACGGGTAAACCCTTGATCATCCATACCCGTAATGCGGCCGAGGATACTATCAAGATTATGCAGGAGGAGGGCGCGGCCGAGGTTGGGGGCGTTATGCACTGCTTTACAGAAAGCTGGGAGGTGGCCCAGGCCGCGATTGCCATGGGTTTTTATATCTCGTTTTCTGGCATCGTGACGTTTAAAAATGCCCAGGCGCTCAAAGATGTCGCGCAAAAAGTGCCGCTGGCATCCATGTTGGTCGAAACCGATTCCCCCTATCTAGCGCCTATCCCGTTCAGGGGCAAAACCAATCAGCCCGCTTATGTGCGGCATGTGGCAGAGGAAATTGCGCGCCTGCGCGAGCAGCCATTACAGCAGATCATGGACGCAACCACCGCTAACTTTTTTAAACTGTTCAAGCACGCCCAGCCATGCAACTGA
- a CDS encoding MBL fold metallo-hydrolase, giving the protein MQLTILGVGSSAGTPAIGCQCATCSSTDTRNKRTRCSSMVTLDDGRVILIDTSPDLRLQALRQQMRRVDAVLYTHTHADHLHGIDDLRAFCQINRCQIPLYSYPEAITHIQEKFGYTLRDPIPTYWDLPVLAAYTVEGPFEAAGQQIIPIPIMHGKIRIYAYRIANFVYMTDVSEIPESAYALLQGVDVLLIDCLREKPHPTHVNVEQSLALIERIGAKRNVLIHMTHELEYQALQARVPDNVQVGYDGMQLDF; this is encoded by the coding sequence ATGCAACTGACAATACTAGGCGTAGGCTCCAGCGCTGGCACGCCCGCGATCGGCTGCCAATGCGCCACCTGCAGCTCGACCGATACGCGCAACAAGCGCACACGTTGCTCCAGTATGGTCACACTGGATGACGGCCGGGTGATCCTCATAGACACCTCGCCAGACTTGCGCCTGCAAGCTTTGCGCCAACAGATGCGCAGGGTGGATGCCGTGCTGTACACTCACACCCATGCAGATCACCTGCACGGCATTGATGATTTACGCGCATTTTGCCAGATCAACCGCTGCCAGATTCCGCTTTACAGTTATCCCGAGGCGATTACCCATATTCAGGAAAAGTTTGGCTACACGCTGCGTGACCCCATCCCCACTTACTGGGACTTGCCCGTTTTGGCTGCATATACCGTCGAGGGCCCGTTTGAAGCGGCTGGTCAGCAGATTATTCCCATCCCCATCATGCACGGCAAAATCCGCATCTACGCCTACCGTATCGCTAACTTTGTCTACATGACCGATGTCTCCGAGATCCCGGAAAGCGCGTATGCCTTGCTGCAAGGGGTAGACGTGTTGCTCATAGATTGCCTGCGCGAAAAACCGCATCCCACGCATGTCAACGTTGAGCAATCACTGGCCTTGATTGAGCGCATAGGCGCCAAGCGCAATGTGCTCATTCACATGACCCATGAGCTTGAATACCAGGCCCTGCAAGCCAGGGTGCCTGACAATGTCCAGGTCGGTTATGACGGCATGCAACTTGATTTTTAA
- a CDS encoding DNA adenine methylase gives MAQPSLKTRKSPLAWVGGKSKLTGTIIPLIPDHKCYVEVFAGAAWVLFRKEPSKVEVINDINGDLITLYRVLQHHLEEFVRYFKWSLISRDEFERQLQVAPHTLTDIQRSARFYYLVRTAFGAKAVNQSFGVANSTPPRLNFNRIAEDLTEAHLRLSRVTIENLDYEQLITRYDGEHVFFYIDPPYWDNETDYGKGLFNKCDFTTLRDKLASAKGKWMVSINNVPQIRELFAGFHISEVKTSYSIASKGSKPMTELLITNYDLPRR, from the coding sequence ATGGCGCAACCCTCTTTAAAAACTCGAAAGTCTCCCTTAGCCTGGGTGGGAGGAAAAAGCAAACTCACCGGCACCATCATCCCTTTAATCCCTGACCATAAATGTTATGTAGAGGTGTTTGCAGGTGCCGCGTGGGTATTGTTTCGTAAAGAGCCTAGCAAGGTTGAAGTGATCAACGATATCAATGGCGACCTGATCACCTTGTATCGAGTATTGCAGCACCATCTTGAAGAGTTTGTGCGGTATTTTAAATGGTCACTCATCAGCCGCGATGAGTTTGAGCGCCAATTGCAAGTGGCACCGCACACCCTGACTGACATACAACGCTCTGCACGTTTTTACTATCTGGTCAGGACAGCCTTTGGCGCGAAAGCAGTAAACCAGTCTTTCGGTGTGGCCAACAGCACACCGCCCAGGCTCAACTTCAACCGCATAGCCGAAGACCTCACCGAGGCACATTTAAGGCTTAGCCGGGTCACTATTGAGAACCTGGACTATGAGCAGCTGATCACTCGATACGATGGCGAGCACGTGTTTTTTTATATCGATCCGCCGTACTGGGACAATGAGACCGACTATGGCAAAGGCTTATTCAATAAATGTGACTTCACTACCCTAAGAGACAAGCTGGCCAGCGCCAAAGGTAAGTGGATGGTTAGCATCAATAACGTGCCACAGATACGTGAGTTGTTTGCAGGCTTCCACATCAGCGAAGTTAAAACGTCATACAGCATCGCCAGCAAGGGCAGCAAGCCTATGACCGAACTCTTGATCACCAACTATGATTTGCCACGCCGATAA
- a CDS encoding Com family DNA-binding transcriptional regulator — protein MINTKGKKTDLRCNNCAKKLAEGEAVLLSIKCPRCGHVNEFSNAPRERGVCELLAHNPEH, from the coding sequence ATGATTAACACAAAAGGAAAAAAGACCGATTTACGTTGTAACAACTGCGCAAAGAAGCTGGCCGAAGGTGAGGCCGTTTTATTGAGCATTAAATGTCCGCGATGTGGGCATGTGAATGAATTTAGTAATGCACCCCGAGAGAGGGGCGTGTGTGAGCTGTTAGCACATAATCCAGAGCATTGA
- a CDS encoding baseplate J/gp47 family protein translates to MAYIAPTFAALKARIEQDLSALVPMLRLALAVVFSKAVSSLHVHLEWIDQQCSPLTCSLERLYDWAVLYGVTRLDATFATGQIAVTGNVGAFVLLDELLRADNGLDYAVTAAVELTSGVNLVSIKCTTAGLAGNLSAGSKLTFVELQAGVDSETTVDANGITGGAAQEDVETWRARVVDEWQVVTEYGGRSGKNRDYVAWAKKAHPSVTGALVYRNILGIGTILVRPICNGLEGRLPTTAIMDAIAAKFLELAPAGADWRLALPLQQLVTVNLTLNPAVDSEANRALITNAINNLILAENSETSVIYQAELDAAIASVTTQYTRNAPLDDITVNSGSVFILNAVVFS, encoded by the coding sequence ATGGCATATATTGCACCAACTTTTGCAGCACTTAAAGCGCGCATCGAGCAAGACTTGAGCGCGCTTGTGCCTATGTTGAGGTTGGCGCTTGCAGTTGTGTTTTCTAAGGCTGTGAGCAGCTTGCATGTGCATCTTGAGTGGATCGACCAGCAATGCTCGCCGCTAACTTGTAGCCTTGAGCGCCTTTATGATTGGGCGGTGCTTTACGGCGTCACGCGGCTCGATGCCACTTTTGCCACCGGCCAAATTGCCGTCACCGGCAATGTGGGTGCCTTTGTTTTATTAGATGAATTATTGCGGGCAGACAATGGCTTGGATTATGCAGTGACGGCTGCCGTTGAGTTAACCAGTGGCGTTAACCTGGTCTCAATTAAATGTACCACTGCTGGCCTGGCTGGCAATTTAAGCGCGGGTAGCAAGCTCACCTTTGTTGAGCTGCAGGCAGGGGTTGATAGTGAGACCACTGTGGATGCCAATGGCATCACAGGCGGGGCAGCGCAAGAAGACGTAGAAACATGGCGCGCCCGCGTGGTGGATGAATGGCAAGTGGTCACCGAGTATGGTGGCCGCAGTGGTAAAAACCGCGATTATGTGGCTTGGGCTAAAAAGGCGCACCCTTCAGTGACTGGTGCATTGGTTTACCGCAATATTTTAGGCATTGGCACGATACTGGTCCGGCCAATTTGTAATGGCTTAGAAGGCAGGTTGCCGACGACGGCGATTATGGATGCCATTGCCGCCAAGTTTTTAGAGCTAGCCCCGGCCGGTGCTGATTGGCGTTTAGCCTTGCCTCTGCAACAGCTTGTGACCGTCAATTTAACACTCAATCCGGCCGTGGACAGCGAAGCCAACCGTGCCTTAATCACCAATGCTATCAATAACTTGATATTGGCTGAAAACTCTGAAACCAGCGTGATATATCAAGCAGAACTTGATGCAGCCATTGCCAGTGTGACTACGCAATACACCCGCAATGCCCCATTAGACGATATCACTGTCAACAGCGGTTCTGTGTTTATTCTTAACGCGGTGGTGTTCTCATGA